A stretch of the Ensifer sp. PDNC004 genome encodes the following:
- the erpA gene encoding iron-sulfur cluster insertion protein ErpA — protein sequence MTHETVTLSDAAAKRIATILRSDSHNNAMRVSVEGGGCSGFSYKFDLVDSSNDDDLVLEKHEAKVLIDSLSLVYMGGSEIDFVDNLLGQSFQIKNPNAVASCGCGTSFSI from the coding sequence ATGACGCATGAAACCGTGACCCTCTCGGATGCTGCAGCGAAGCGGATCGCCACGATCCTGCGTTCCGACAGCCACAACAACGCCATGAGGGTGTCCGTCGAGGGCGGCGGCTGCTCGGGCTTTTCCTACAAGTTCGACCTGGTCGACAGCAGCAATGACGACGACCTGGTCCTGGAAAAGCACGAGGCCAAGGTGCTGATCGACAGCCTGTCGCTTGTCTATATGGGCGGCTCGGAAATTGACTTCGTCGACAACCTGCTCGGCCAGTCGTTTCAGATCAAGAATCCGAATGCGGTTGCAAGCTGCGGATGCGGAACGAGTTTCTCCATCTGA
- the nagZ gene encoding beta-N-acetylhexosaminidase, producing MSESKAFISGCKGLSLTSDERDFFAAERPWGFILFGRNIGEAQQISDLVAALRDSIGNPNAPVLIDQEGGRVQRIRPPLVQQYPNGAAIGEIYRRDAELGLRAAWLMGRLHAFDLMRFGITVDCLPVLDVPVPGSHDVIGNRAYGHDPESVTAIGRAMGEGLKAGGMLPVMKHMPGHGRTFVDSHHNLPVVSATFDELAASDFLPFVAMKDEVMAMSAHMVFTTIDPDNPATTSAKVVREIIRGHIGFNGLLMSDDVSMNALAGDMTTRARNIIAAGLDLVLHCHGIMEEMKAVADVVPVLAGESLRRARAAEAAFRASDDASEVDLRAEFNALFATV from the coding sequence ATGAGCGAATCAAAAGCATTTATCTCCGGCTGCAAGGGCCTTTCCCTCACGAGCGACGAGCGCGATTTCTTCGCGGCAGAACGCCCCTGGGGCTTCATCCTGTTCGGGCGCAACATTGGCGAGGCGCAGCAGATCTCGGATCTGGTGGCAGCCCTTCGCGACAGCATCGGCAATCCGAATGCGCCCGTGCTCATCGACCAGGAAGGCGGGCGCGTTCAGCGCATCCGCCCACCGCTCGTTCAGCAATATCCGAATGGCGCGGCGATCGGTGAAATCTACCGCCGCGACGCGGAGCTCGGTCTGCGGGCCGCCTGGCTGATGGGGCGTCTGCACGCCTTTGACCTGATGCGCTTCGGCATCACCGTCGATTGCCTGCCGGTGCTCGACGTGCCGGTGCCCGGCAGCCACGACGTCATCGGCAACCGCGCCTACGGCCACGATCCGGAGAGCGTCACGGCGATCGGCCGTGCGATGGGCGAGGGGCTGAAGGCCGGCGGCATGCTGCCGGTGATGAAGCACATGCCGGGCCACGGCCGCACCTTCGTCGATTCGCACCACAATCTGCCCGTCGTCAGCGCCACCTTCGATGAGCTTGCCGCGAGCGACTTCCTGCCCTTCGTTGCGATGAAGGACGAGGTAATGGCGATGTCGGCGCACATGGTGTTCACAACGATCGATCCGGACAACCCGGCCACCACCTCCGCGAAGGTCGTGCGCGAGATCATTCGTGGCCATATCGGCTTCAACGGCCTGCTGATGTCGGATGACGTGTCGATGAACGCGCTTGCCGGCGACATGACCACCCGCGCGCGCAACATCATTGCCGCGGGACTTGATCTCGTCTTGCATTGTCATGGCATAATGGAGGAAATGAAGGCCGTCGCGGATGTCGTGCCGGTTCTGGCCGGTGAGAGCTTGCGCCGGGCGAGGGCCGCAGAAGCCGCGTTCCGGGCGTCCGACGATGCGAGCGAAGTCGATTTGCGGGCGGAGTTCAACGCCCTGTTTGCAACGGTCTGA
- the exoR gene encoding exopolysaccharide production regulator ExoR — protein sequence MLAGELKSLKVAILGVSLAVCGTLAMPAYAFDPGAGVTKESGPFALFKFGFSAYKNGRKDEAVEAYKYAAEKGHTGSRWALANMYAYGDGVAENDLEAFKIYSEIAQQGVEPGSEDTGYFVNALISLAGYYRRGIPDSPIKSDMSQARQLYFQAASTFGVAEAQFQLARMLLSGEGGSVNVQQAKKWLNRARKSGHAGAMGVFGNVIFQEGQTVRGLAFMTAALDQCSPKDRPWMQSMQEQAFSLASEDDRRTAIALSQNLHMQGDDD from the coding sequence ATGCTTGCGGGTGAACTAAAGTCACTAAAGGTTGCGATACTCGGCGTGTCGCTGGCGGTCTGTGGGACCCTCGCCATGCCGGCCTACGCTTTTGATCCCGGTGCGGGCGTCACCAAGGAATCGGGTCCTTTCGCCCTCTTCAAGTTCGGGTTTTCCGCCTACAAGAATGGCCGCAAGGACGAGGCCGTAGAAGCCTACAAATACGCGGCCGAGAAGGGCCATACCGGCTCCCGCTGGGCTCTCGCCAACATGTACGCCTATGGCGACGGTGTCGCCGAGAACGACCTCGAAGCCTTCAAGATCTACAGCGAAATCGCCCAGCAGGGCGTAGAGCCGGGCTCGGAAGACACCGGTTACTTCGTCAACGCGTTGATCTCCCTTGCCGGCTACTATCGCCGCGGCATTCCCGACAGCCCGATCAAATCCGACATGTCCCAGGCGCGCCAGCTCTATTTCCAGGCGGCATCGACCTTCGGCGTCGCCGAGGCGCAGTTCCAGCTCGCGCGCATGCTCTTGTCGGGCGAGGGCGGTAGTGTGAACGTTCAGCAGGCCAAGAAGTGGCTCAACCGTGCGCGCAAGAGCGGTCACGCCGGCGCCATGGGTGTCTTTGGCAATGTGATTTTCCAGGAAGGCCAGACCGTTCGTGGTCTCGCGTTCATGACCGCGGCGCTCGATCAGTGTTCGCCGAAGGATCGGCCCTGGATGCAGTCGATGCAGGAGCAGGCCTTCTCGCTTGCCAGCGAAGACGACCGGCGCACGGCCATCGCACTGTCGCAGAACCTGCATATGCAGGGCGACGACGACTGA
- a CDS encoding ScpA family protein yields MDPLWQDETAERGLHEEALVVDIAGFEGPLDLLLHLARSQRVDLSRISVLALAEQYIAFIERARSIRIELAADYLVMAAWLAYLKSRLLIPQQAKDDGPTGEEMASALAFRLKRLEAMREAATRLINRNRLGRDVFVRGAPEHIVTERRSGFDASLYDLLSAYASLRQRQAITQVTIEKRHVWSLSDARLILARMIGGLDDWTALDHFLVRYMTTPKERATAIASSFAASLEMVREGRLEIRQEEAFAPIYLRRGPNPIDAETLAEMEAARG; encoded by the coding sequence ATGGACCCGCTGTGGCAGGACGAGACTGCCGAGCGCGGACTGCATGAGGAAGCGCTGGTTGTCGATATCGCCGGCTTCGAAGGGCCGCTCGACCTGCTGCTGCATCTCGCCCGAAGCCAACGCGTCGACCTTTCGCGCATTTCCGTCCTGGCGCTCGCCGAACAGTACATCGCCTTTATCGAACGCGCGCGCAGCATCCGCATCGAGCTTGCGGCCGATTACCTCGTCATGGCGGCGTGGCTCGCCTATCTGAAATCGCGACTGCTGATCCCGCAGCAGGCGAAGGATGATGGTCCTACCGGCGAGGAGATGGCCTCGGCGCTGGCCTTCCGGCTGAAGCGGCTGGAAGCGATGCGCGAGGCGGCGACGCGGCTCATCAACCGAAACCGGCTCGGCCGGGACGTTTTCGTCCGAGGCGCACCGGAGCATATCGTCACCGAGAGGAGATCCGGTTTCGACGCTTCGCTCTACGATCTGCTGAGCGCCTATGCGAGCCTGCGCCAGCGACAGGCGATAACCCAGGTGACGATCGAAAAGCGCCACGTCTGGTCGCTGTCCGATGCGCGGCTGATCCTGGCCCGTATGATCGGCGGTCTCGACGACTGGACGGCGCTCGATCATTTTCTGGTGCGCTACATGACGACGCCGAAGGAGAGGGCAACGGCAATCGCCAGCTCCTTTGCCGCGTCGCTCGAAATGGTTCGCGAGGGCCGCCTCGAAATTCGCCAGGAAGAAGCCTTCGCGCCGATCTATCTTCGACGCGGACCAAATCCGATCGATGCGGAGACCCTTGCCGAAATGGAGGCAGCCCGTGGCTGA
- the xth gene encoding exodeoxyribonuclease III, translating to MKIATWNINGVKARIDSLLAWLKESGPDIVCLQEIKSVDDGFPRLEIEALGYHVETHGQKGFNGVALLSKLRPDEVNRGLPGDDTDEQSRFIEGVFSVEGGVIRVCSLYLPNGNPVDSEKYPYKLAWMRRLEAYAKQRLLLEEPFILAGDYNVIPEEHDCWDIRVWQNDALFLPETRAAFRRLRNLGFTDAVRATSDAVPLYTFWDYQAGCWPKNFGIRIDHLMLSPEATDRLVSTSIDKHVRAWEKPSDHVPVIGTFSFAPASA from the coding sequence ATGAAGATTGCCACCTGGAACATCAATGGCGTCAAGGCGCGAATCGACAGCCTGTTGGCCTGGCTGAAGGAAAGCGGGCCGGATATCGTCTGCCTGCAGGAAATCAAATCGGTGGACGACGGCTTTCCGCGCCTCGAGATCGAAGCGCTCGGCTATCATGTCGAAACACACGGCCAGAAGGGCTTCAATGGCGTCGCGCTGCTTTCCAAGCTGCGGCCGGACGAGGTCAATCGCGGCCTGCCTGGGGACGATACGGACGAACAGTCACGGTTCATCGAAGGTGTCTTCTCGGTCGAAGGCGGCGTGATTCGCGTCTGCTCGCTCTACCTTCCGAACGGAAATCCCGTCGACAGCGAGAAGTACCCCTACAAGCTCGCCTGGATGCGCCGGCTTGAGGCCTATGCGAAGCAGCGCCTGTTGCTCGAAGAACCTTTCATCCTTGCCGGCGACTACAACGTCATCCCTGAGGAACACGACTGCTGGGACATCAGGGTCTGGCAGAACGACGCCCTCTTCCTGCCGGAAACGCGCGCGGCATTTCGCCGGCTGCGCAATCTCGGCTTCACCGACGCGGTGCGCGCGACCTCGGACGCTGTGCCGCTCTATACGTTCTGGGATTATCAGGCCGGCTGCTGGCCGAAGAATTTCGGCATCCGCATCGACCATCTGATGCTGTCGCCGGAGGCAACCGACCGCCTGGTGTCGACATCAATCGACAAACATGTCCGCGCCTGGGAGAAGCCCTCGGACCACGTGCCCGTGATCGGAACGTTTTCGTTCGCGCCCGCTTCAGCCTAA
- a CDS encoding deoxyguanosinetriphosphate triphosphohydrolase — protein sequence MTFDKNALGFGYGEHAPFASNPWMTRGRLFPEATSATRSDFQRDRDRIVHTTAFRRLKHKTQVFIAADGDHYRTRLTHTIEVAQIARALARALKLDEDLAEGVALVHDFGHTPFGHTGEDALHDMLKPYGGFDHNAQSLRIVTKLERRYAEFDGLNLTWESLEGLVKHNGPLLNANGEGARGPVPQPILDYCALHDLELASFASLEAQVAAIADDIAYNTHDIDDGLRAGYLTFEMLEDVPFLARLMREVHDRYPGLESSRFTHEIMRRQITAMVEDVIGIAQQRIGEIRPQSAADVRQAGTVMATFSEEMGETDKQIKRLLMTRIYRHPEVMRVRENAASIVCDLYHAFMDDPQLMREHYWIDQIAGMAEPARARHVGDYLAGMTDTFAISVHKRLFDHTPDLR from the coding sequence ATGACATTCGACAAAAATGCGCTCGGCTTCGGTTATGGTGAACATGCGCCGTTCGCGTCGAATCCCTGGATGACACGCGGCAGGCTCTTTCCCGAAGCGACGAGCGCGACGCGCTCCGATTTTCAGCGCGACCGCGACCGCATCGTGCACACCACGGCGTTTCGCCGCCTGAAGCACAAGACGCAGGTCTTCATTGCCGCCGACGGCGATCACTACCGCACCCGCCTGACGCACACGATCGAGGTGGCGCAGATCGCCCGGGCCCTGGCGCGCGCGCTCAAGCTCGACGAAGATCTGGCCGAAGGCGTCGCTCTCGTGCACGATTTCGGCCACACGCCCTTTGGCCATACGGGCGAGGATGCCCTTCACGACATGCTGAAGCCCTATGGCGGCTTCGATCACAATGCCCAGTCGCTGCGCATCGTCACCAAGCTCGAGCGGCGCTACGCCGAGTTCGATGGGCTGAACCTGACATGGGAAAGCCTGGAAGGCCTCGTCAAGCACAATGGGCCGTTGCTGAATGCAAACGGTGAGGGCGCCCGTGGGCCGGTACCGCAACCGATCCTTGATTATTGCGCGCTGCATGATCTGGAACTGGCGAGCTTTGCGAGCCTCGAGGCGCAAGTCGCGGCCATCGCCGACGATATCGCCTACAACACCCATGACATCGACGACGGCTTGCGGGCCGGCTATCTCACCTTTGAAATGCTCGAGGACGTGCCGTTTCTCGCGCGCCTGATGCGCGAGGTTCACGACCGTTATCCCGGTCTGGAAAGCAGCCGCTTCACGCATGAGATCATGCGCCGGCAGATCACGGCGATGGTCGAGGACGTGATCGGCATTGCGCAACAGCGCATCGGCGAGATACGCCCGCAGAGCGCCGCCGATGTGCGCCAGGCCGGCACCGTGATGGCGACCTTCTCCGAGGAGATGGGCGAGACGGACAAGCAGATCAAGCGCCTGCTGATGACCCGGATCTATCGGCACCCGGAAGTCATGCGTGTGCGGGAAAATGCCGCCTCGATCGTCTGCGATCTCTACCATGCCTTCATGGACGACCCGCAGCTGATGCGGGAGCACTATTGGATCGACCAGATTGCCGGCATGGCGGAGCCGGCGCGGGCGCGGCACGTCGGAGACTACCTCGCCGGCATGACTGACACATTTGCGATCAGCGTGCACAAGCGCTTGTTTGACCATACGCCCGATTTGCGCTAG
- the argS gene encoding arginine--tRNA ligase, with product MNLFTDFESRIKDILETLESVREKRSELDFGRVNVEPPRDPSHGDVATNAAMVLAKPLGMNPRALAELIVEKLKQDPEVTDVSVAGPGFINVRLSVSYWQKLLSDMARAGVDYGRSAVGGGRKVNVEYVSANPTGPMHVGHCRGAVVGDALANLLAFSGYEVTKEYYINDAGSQIDVLARSAFLRYRQALGEEIGEIPAGLYPGDYLVPVGEALADEYGTSLRLMPEDKWMPLVKDRTIDAMMAMIREDLAALNVNHDVFFSERTLHANGAAAIRTAINDLTFKGHVYKGTLPPPKGQLPEDWEDREQTLFRSTEVGDDIDRPLIKSDGSYTYFAADVAYFKDKFDRGFDEMIYVLGADHGGYVKRLEALARAVSGGSSKLTVLLCQLVKLFRDGEPVKMSKRSGDFVTLRDVVDEVGRDPVRFMMIYRKNSEPLDFDFAKVTEQSKDNPVFYVQYAHARCRSVFRQAAEAFPDLNLESVDLASAVLGQISDPAELQLVAKLAEYPRVIEAAAQAQEPHRIAFYLYDLAAAFHGHWNKGKENPELRFVNDKNRELSTARLGLVHAVASVLKSGLSITGTSAPEEMR from the coding sequence ATGAATCTCTTCACGGACTTCGAATCAAGAATTAAGGACATTCTCGAAACGCTTGAAAGCGTTCGAGAAAAGCGATCCGAGCTTGACTTCGGCCGTGTCAACGTCGAGCCGCCGCGCGATCCGAGCCATGGTGATGTTGCGACCAATGCTGCGATGGTGCTGGCAAAACCGCTCGGCATGAACCCGCGCGCGCTTGCCGAACTCATCGTCGAGAAGCTCAAGCAGGACCCGGAAGTCACCGACGTTTCCGTTGCCGGTCCGGGCTTCATCAACGTCCGCCTTTCGGTTTCCTACTGGCAGAAGCTGCTGTCGGACATGGCGCGTGCGGGCGTCGACTACGGCCGCAGCGCAGTCGGTGGTGGCCGCAAGGTCAACGTCGAATACGTATCGGCCAATCCGACCGGCCCGATGCATGTCGGCCATTGCCGTGGCGCCGTTGTCGGCGACGCGCTGGCCAACCTTCTGGCCTTCTCCGGCTATGAGGTCACGAAGGAATACTACATCAACGATGCGGGGTCGCAGATCGACGTTCTCGCACGGTCGGCATTCCTGCGCTATCGCCAGGCGCTGGGCGAAGAGATCGGCGAGATCCCGGCGGGCCTTTATCCGGGCGATTATCTCGTGCCGGTCGGCGAGGCGCTCGCCGACGAATACGGCACCAGCCTTCGGCTGATGCCCGAAGACAAGTGGATGCCGCTCGTCAAGGACCGGACGATCGACGCGATGATGGCAATGATCCGCGAGGATCTCGCGGCGCTGAACGTCAATCACGACGTTTTCTTCTCCGAGCGCACGCTGCACGCTAACGGCGCTGCCGCCATCCGCACCGCGATCAACGACCTGACCTTCAAGGGTCACGTCTACAAGGGCACGCTGCCGCCGCCGAAGGGGCAATTGCCGGAAGACTGGGAAGATCGCGAGCAGACGCTGTTCCGCTCGACCGAGGTTGGTGACGATATCGACCGGCCGCTGATCAAGTCGGACGGCAGCTATACCTACTTCGCCGCCGACGTTGCCTACTTCAAGGACAAGTTCGACCGTGGCTTCGACGAGATGATCTATGTGCTCGGGGCCGACCATGGCGGCTACGTCAAGCGCCTGGAAGCGCTGGCGCGCGCCGTCTCCGGCGGTTCGTCGAAGCTTACGGTTCTGTTGTGCCAGCTGGTCAAGCTCTTCCGCGACGGCGAGCCGGTGAAGATGTCGAAGCGCTCCGGCGACTTCGTCACGCTGCGCGATGTCGTCGATGAAGTCGGTCGCGATCCGGTGCGCTTCATGATGATCTATCGGAAGAACTCGGAGCCGCTCGACTTCGACTTTGCTAAAGTAACAGAACAGTCGAAGGATAACCCGGTCTTCTACGTGCAGTATGCGCATGCGCGCTGCCGCTCGGTCTTCCGCCAGGCTGCGGAAGCATTCCCGGACCTGAACCTCGAATCGGTCGATCTCGCCAGTGCCGTTCTGGGCCAGATCTCGGATCCGGCGGAGCTGCAGCTCGTTGCCAAGCTCGCAGAATATCCGCGAGTTATCGAGGCTGCGGCACAGGCTCAGGAGCCGCATCGCATCGCGTTTTACCTGTATGATCTTGCCGCCGCCTTCCACGGTCATTGGAACAAAGGTAAAGAGAATCCAGAATTACGTTTTGTTAACGATAAAAATAGAGAATTAAGTACTGCCAGACTCGGGCTGGTGCATGCTGTCGCTTCGGTATTGAAATCCGGCCTGTCTATTACAGGCACCTCCGCACCGGAGGAAATGCGATAA
- a CDS encoding SPOR domain-containing protein has translation MAPVVTPAAATAAPIKKSPYPFTPTFSRATPVASASGASQQRAFAGPLVSSVATPVAAVAAPVAAVAAAPVQVAEPVVEATKPVAQPEHEPSFDIENFEMELSDEALKLDFADVVVDEPVVAAVVPQAPVQPVVQAAVPQREPERFVEPYVAPAPVERQEAQPESTLPFDPSMISEAENGVAPIADMDVPQLPVIETEKPVAYPADYDLDIDAEMAQLFGTPAPVKETRPAAVEKVEPARPAPAVAAAPALGQGSLDDFDEFEKAMEEDFRRSIVERPAVARDAERLSAAQGQQDAGEYREYGTGRRSQRTMLLAASVAGVIILGGAAVYAWMGGSGAVSSAEGPKIILADKAPVKVVPEEKGGKTVPNQDKAVYDRVAGAQAGAPQQEALVSSTEEPMDVVQRTLTPETLPLEGSDEAETLQTALPNEEDGDRLLPDGGNSETAAQEEDKTPAVAPRKVRTMIVKPDGTLVAREEPVAAPATDVAGTTQPLPATPSNDVAAAGQASASTDQVALAATGNANIEQVPVRSVTTTASAGGEKAPTPQTRPAAQPVENARPAQEQAALPAETQPAQEVATASVPAGGYFIQVASLPSEAEAQKSYNSLSNKFGSVIGGRGVDIRKAEIAGKGTYYRVRIPAGSKDEANALCSKYKGAGGSCLVTK, from the coding sequence GTGGCACCGGTGGTCACGCCAGCGGCTGCCACTGCCGCTCCGATAAAGAAGAGCCCTTATCCCTTTACGCCCACCTTCAGCCGGGCGACGCCGGTTGCATCCGCCTCGGGTGCCAGCCAGCAGCGTGCCTTTGCCGGCCCGCTGGTATCGTCGGTCGCAACGCCCGTTGCAGCTGTTGCTGCGCCGGTTGCTGCCGTCGCTGCTGCCCCAGTTCAGGTCGCGGAACCGGTGGTCGAGGCGACCAAGCCAGTTGCGCAGCCGGAGCACGAGCCGAGCTTCGACATCGAGAACTTCGAAATGGAGCTCTCCGACGAGGCGCTGAAGCTCGACTTTGCTGACGTTGTTGTCGATGAGCCGGTCGTTGCCGCCGTCGTACCGCAAGCACCGGTGCAGCCGGTCGTGCAGGCCGCCGTTCCGCAACGCGAGCCGGAGCGGTTCGTCGAACCTTACGTCGCCCCCGCGCCGGTCGAGCGCCAGGAAGCACAACCCGAGAGCACGCTGCCCTTCGATCCGTCGATGATTTCGGAAGCCGAGAACGGCGTCGCGCCGATCGCGGACATGGACGTGCCGCAGCTGCCGGTCATCGAGACGGAGAAGCCGGTCGCCTATCCGGCCGACTACGATCTCGATATCGATGCGGAAATGGCCCAGCTCTTCGGAACGCCCGCTCCGGTCAAGGAAACCCGTCCGGCTGCCGTCGAAAAGGTAGAACCGGCCCGTCCGGCGCCGGCTGTTGCCGCTGCTCCGGCCTTGGGTCAGGGCTCGCTTGACGATTTCGACGAATTTGAAAAGGCGATGGAAGAAGACTTCCGCCGCTCGATCGTCGAACGCCCTGCCGTTGCCCGCGATGCCGAACGGCTTTCCGCAGCGCAGGGCCAGCAGGATGCCGGCGAATACCGCGAATATGGCACCGGCCGTCGCTCGCAGCGCACGATGTTGCTGGCGGCAAGCGTTGCCGGCGTCATCATCCTTGGTGGCGCTGCTGTTTACGCCTGGATGGGCGGTAGCGGTGCGGTCAGCTCGGCCGAAGGCCCGAAGATCATTCTGGCGGACAAGGCCCCGGTCAAGGTCGTGCCCGAGGAGAAGGGCGGCAAGACCGTGCCGAACCAGGACAAGGCGGTTTATGACCGCGTTGCCGGTGCTCAGGCTGGCGCGCCGCAGCAGGAAGCTCTGGTCTCTTCGACCGAGGAGCCGATGGATGTCGTGCAAAGGACGCTGACGCCGGAGACCCTGCCGCTCGAAGGCAGCGACGAGGCCGAAACCCTTCAGACGGCTCTGCCGAACGAAGAGGACGGCGATCGCCTGCTGCCGGACGGTGGCAATAGCGAGACCGCGGCCCAGGAAGAAGACAAGACGCCGGCCGTCGCACCGAGGAAGGTGCGCACGATGATCGTCAAGCCGGATGGAACGCTGGTCGCTCGCGAAGAGCCGGTTGCAGCACCGGCGACCGATGTCGCCGGCACGACCCAGCCGCTGCCCGCAACGCCTTCGAACGACGTCGCGGCTGCAGGTCAGGCTTCGGCCAGCACCGACCAGGTCGCGCTCGCCGCAACGGGCAACGCCAACATCGAGCAGGTTCCGGTGCGCAGCGTTACGACGACGGCTTCCGCCGGTGGCGAAAAGGCTCCGACGCCGCAGACTCGCCCGGCCGCACAGCCGGTGGAAAACGCCCGCCCGGCGCAAGAGCAGGCCGCCCTCCCGGCTGAGACGCAGCCGGCACAGGAGGTTGCCACCGCATCGGTTCCGGCCGGTGGTTATTTCATCCAGGTCGCATCTCTGCCGTCCGAAGCCGAGGCGCAGAAGTCCTACAACAGCCTGTCGAACAAGTTCGGAAGCGTCATTGGCGGCCGCGGCGTCGACATCCGAAAGGCGGAAATCGCCGGCAAGGGGACCTACTACCGCGTCCGTATCCCGGCCGGTTCTAAGGACGAGGCCAATGCCCTTTGCTCCAAGTACAAGGGCGCCGGCGGAAGCTGCCTGGTTACCAAGTAA
- a CDS encoding phosphatidylserine/phosphatidylglycerophosphate/cardiolipin synthase family protein, whose product MIDLVQNYWPHILALLSFALGIPAAIHAAMTKDDVRAAAGWVGVVLLSPIVGALIYAVGGVNRIRRSSIGSQRALLRGQGPDQFGRFDVSDADITVRFGDRFAAMKILGDRVSRHRMCTGNRISVLAGGDAAYAAMLEAIAGARRSILLESYIFDRDVIGLRFADALIAAVARGVEVRVLIDAVGARYSVPSIVGYLEAAGVPTAVFNGNIIMGLRLPYANLRTHRKILVVDGQVAFAGGMNIRVGFTSEIAGQSPAQDTHFRMLGPVVADIFQVSAEDWQFSSGEVLAGPAWAIEEAPLQADAPSVLMRAVPSGPDATNETNHKMLMGAFSVAQKNIRVMSPYFLPDRELISALVTAARRGVEVDVIVPAVNNLLLVDRAMTAQFDQVLKGHCRVWRAKGAFNHSKLLTVDDRWAYVGSTNLDPRSLRLNFEFDLEVLDHGFAEAINGTISDILASAEAVTLERLRKKSFADRLANRILWLGSPYL is encoded by the coding sequence ATGATCGATCTCGTGCAGAATTATTGGCCGCATATCCTGGCGCTCCTGTCCTTCGCGCTTGGCATCCCCGCGGCCATTCATGCCGCGATGACGAAGGACGACGTGCGCGCCGCGGCCGGCTGGGTCGGTGTCGTCCTGCTTTCGCCGATCGTCGGCGCACTGATCTACGCCGTTGGCGGCGTAAACCGCATCAGGCGCTCCTCGATCGGCTCGCAGCGCGCGCTGTTGCGCGGGCAGGGGCCAGATCAGTTCGGCCGCTTCGACGTGTCGGACGCTGACATAACGGTGCGGTTCGGCGACCGGTTTGCGGCGATGAAGATCCTCGGCGACCGCGTTTCGCGCCATCGCATGTGCACGGGCAATCGCATATCGGTGCTCGCCGGCGGCGATGCCGCCTATGCCGCGATGTTGGAAGCGATCGCTGGCGCGCGGCGCTCGATCCTGCTCGAAAGCTATATATTCGATCGCGACGTCATCGGCCTGCGCTTTGCCGACGCCCTGATTGCGGCCGTGGCGCGCGGCGTCGAGGTGCGGGTGCTGATCGACGCCGTTGGCGCGCGTTACTCTGTGCCGAGCATTGTCGGTTACCTGGAGGCGGCAGGCGTTCCGACGGCGGTGTTCAACGGCAACATCATCATGGGGCTACGGCTGCCCTATGCCAACCTGCGCACGCACCGCAAGATCCTCGTGGTCGACGGTCAGGTTGCCTTTGCCGGCGGCATGAACATCCGGGTGGGCTTCACCAGTGAGATCGCCGGTCAGTCGCCGGCGCAGGACACGCATTTCCGCATGCTCGGGCCGGTGGTCGCCGATATCTTCCAGGTCTCGGCCGAAGATTGGCAATTCTCAAGCGGCGAGGTTCTGGCGGGCCCCGCCTGGGCGATCGAAGAGGCGCCACTGCAGGCGGATGCGCCGTCGGTGTTGATGCGCGCCGTGCCATCCGGGCCGGACGCCACCAACGAGACCAATCACAAGATGCTCATGGGGGCGTTTTCGGTCGCGCAGAAGAACATCCGGGTAATGTCGCCCTATTTCCTGCCGGACCGCGAGCTCATCAGCGCGCTCGTCACGGCCGCGCGCCGCGGCGTCGAGGTGGATGTCATCGTTCCCGCGGTCAACAATCTGCTGCTGGTCGACAGGGCGATGACTGCGCAGTTCGATCAGGTGCTGAAGGGCCATTGTCGTGTGTGGCGGGCGAAGGGCGCTTTCAACCACTCCAAGCTTTTGACCGTGGACGACCGCTGGGCCTATGTCGGGTCCACCAATCTCGACCCACGCTCCTTGCGGCTTAATTTCGAGTTCGACCTTGAGGTTCTAGACCACGGCTTCGCCGAGGCAATCAATGGCACGATCTCCGACATTCTCGCCTCAGCCGAAGCAGTCACGCTCGAAAGGCTGCGCAAGAAGTCGTTCGCGGATCGATTGGCGAACCGCATTCTCTGGCTGGGATCGCCCTATCTCTGA